The following are from one region of the Aspergillus chevalieri M1 DNA, chromosome 1, nearly complete sequence genome:
- the trm8 gene encoding tRNA (guanine46-N7)-methyltransferase (COG:J;~EggNog:ENOG410PFK1;~InterPro:IPR003358,IPR025763,IPR029063;~go_function: GO:0008176 - tRNA (guanine-N7-)-methyltransferase activity [Evidence IEA];~go_process: GO:0006400 - tRNA modification [Evidence IEA]) — protein MTPPPSKRQKRIAEDAAATQLSEEKKENNNGEIKMPKKKFYRQRAHANPFSDHRLDYPLSPAHMDWSPHYPAFVDPDPSKINLRGARKLLKDVEVVDIGCGFGGLLVGLAPLMPDTLLLGMEIRTQVLDYVRTRVRALRYQQSQLKNSSVSSTSQPQEPTPSEQQPEPEPSATSDDTPATILPGNYENISAIRSNTMKFLPNFFARSQLSKIFICFPDPHFKMRKHKARIISETLNAEYAYVLRPGGLMYTITDVEEYHHWILRHFRQEKSVAQEDGGAAGETAAGTAGDVTDLFERVSEEELESDPCVQVMKEATEEGRKVTRNKGHKFVAVFRRKADPQWPA, from the exons ATGACACCACCCCCCTCGAAGCGCCAAAAGCGCATCGCGGAAGATGCGGCCGCGACGCAATTGagcgaggaaaagaaagaaaacaacaatGGGGAGATTAAGATGCCCAAGAAGAAATTCTATCGGCAACGTGCGCATGCGAATCCATTTTCGGATCATCGACTTGATTA TCCTCTAAGCCCAGCGCACATGGATTGGTCACCTCATTACCCGGCGTTCGTGGATCCAGATCCGTCCAAGATAAACCTGAGAGGTGCGCGGAAGCTACTGAAGGATGTTGAGGTTGTCGACATCGGGTGTGGATTTGGCGGGTTACTCGTTGGTCTTGCGCCGTTGATGCCGGATACTCTGCTGCTTG GAATGGAAATCCGTACCCAAGTCCTCGACTATGTACGAACCCGTGTCCGAGCCCTCCGGTACCAACAGAGCCAACTTAAGAACTCCTCCGTCTCATCAACCTCTCAACCCCAAGAACCCACTCCGTCCGAACAACAACCCGAACCCGAGCCCTCGGCCACATCGGACGATACTCCTGCCACCATCTTGCCTGGCAACTACGAGAACATCTCCGCAATCCGCAGCAACACGATGAAATTTCTTCCCAACTTCTTTGCCAGAAGCCAGCTATCCAAGATCTTCATTTGTTTCCCAGACCCGCACTTCAAAATGCGCAAACACAAAGCCCGTATCATTTCTGAGACTCTCAATGCCGAATATGCCTATGTGTTGCGGCCCGGTGGTTTGATGTACACTATCACTGATGTGGAGGAGTACCATCACTGGATTCTTAGGCATTTTCGGCAGGAGAAGTCGGTAGCGCAGGAGGATGGTGGTGCTGCGGGTGAGACTGCGGCTGGtactgctggtgatgttacAGATCTTTTCGAACGGGTGTCTGAGGAGGAATTAGAGAGTGATCCCTGCGTGCAGGTCATGAAAGAAGCAACGGAGGAAGGGAGGAAGGTCACGAGGAATAAGGGCCATAAGTTTGTGGCTGTCTTTCGCCGAAAGGCGGACCCGCAGTGGCCTGCTTAG